A window from Candidatus Nitrospira neomarina encodes these proteins:
- a CDS encoding (2Fe-2S) ferredoxin domain-containing protein, translating into MSKFTHHIFVCINERPKGDPRGCCSALGSIGLHAFFKKEVERLGLKGIVRANKAGCLDQCEYGPSVVIYPEGVWYWVGQEADVTEIMERHIGKGEIVERLLMPGKNGSLPTVNS; encoded by the coding sequence ATGAGTAAATTCACGCATCATATTTTTGTGTGCATCAATGAACGGCCCAAGGGAGATCCACGAGGATGTTGCTCAGCCTTAGGATCTATCGGATTACATGCTTTTTTTAAAAAAGAAGTCGAGCGGTTAGGGTTAAAAGGAATTGTCCGCGCAAACAAAGCCGGCTGTCTGGACCAATGTGAGTACGGACCAAGTGTCGTCATCTATCCCGAAGGCGTTTGGTATTGGGTTGGCCAGGAAGCTGATGTCACCGAAATCATGGAGCGACATATCGGTAAAGGGGAAATTGTGGAACGGCTCTTGATGCCAGGGAAAAATGGTTCGTTACCCACAGTCAACTCCTAA
- a CDS encoding phytoene/squalene synthase family protein, with product MRLSSPDQHLLSEVLKRVSRSFYLTLAILPRAVRAQIGLAYLLARAADTIADTGEVEDGVRLECLRLLKGQLWGSTTDLAQIKQIQTQVLTKQNNPDERRLLEELEGCFQIYQKFTPTDRSQIAQVLSVLIGGMEFDLHQFPQKSERQAVRALQAIHDFEYYTYAVAGCVGEFWTKMVCSHLPGFRGWDQACMIPLAIRYGKGLQMVNILRDLPRDLRNGRCYIPTVLLDQVSLTPQQLLDENSAPAFRPLFRKLIQEARDHLDQGWRYTMAIPRMEIRLRLACMWPILIGIRTLQQLSVSPLVLSPHSPIKIARSDVYQIVASTGLTGGCGTVGTAYWGYWRKRII from the coding sequence ATGCGCCTTTCTTCCCCGGATCAACACCTCCTCAGTGAAGTGCTCAAGCGGGTTTCCCGCTCCTTTTATTTAACCCTGGCTATTCTGCCTCGCGCGGTTCGTGCACAAATTGGTCTGGCCTATTTGTTGGCCAGAGCTGCGGATACGATCGCCGATACGGGAGAAGTAGAGGATGGGGTCCGCCTGGAATGTTTGCGTCTGTTAAAAGGGCAGCTATGGGGAAGTACCACCGATTTGGCACAGATCAAACAAATCCAGACGCAAGTCCTCACGAAACAAAATAATCCTGATGAGCGTCGCTTGTTGGAAGAATTGGAGGGGTGTTTCCAAATTTACCAAAAATTTACTCCGACCGACCGGTCTCAGATTGCGCAGGTTCTGTCTGTGCTGATTGGAGGAATGGAGTTTGACCTCCATCAGTTTCCCCAAAAATCGGAAAGGCAGGCGGTACGCGCCTTACAGGCGATTCATGATTTTGAATATTACACCTATGCGGTTGCGGGATGCGTGGGAGAGTTTTGGACGAAGATGGTATGCAGCCACCTTCCGGGATTTCGAGGGTGGGATCAGGCCTGTATGATTCCTCTTGCCATTCGCTATGGGAAGGGGTTGCAAATGGTCAATATTTTAAGGGATTTGCCACGGGATTTGAGGAATGGGCGGTGTTATATCCCGACAGTATTGCTGGATCAGGTATCTCTTACTCCCCAGCAACTGCTCGATGAGAACTCTGCACCCGCATTTCGCCCCCTCTTCAGAAAATTAATACAGGAGGCGCGAGATCATTTAGATCAAGGATGGCGCTATACAATGGCCATACCCCGCATGGAGATTCGCCTGCGGTTGGCTTGCATGTGGCCGATTTTGATCGGGATTCGTACCTTACAACAGTTGTCGGTGTCTCCGCTTGTGCTGAGTCCGCATTCACCCATCAAAATTGCACGGAGCGATGTCTATCAAATCGTGGCATCAACCGGACTCACCGGTGGCTGTGGTACCGTGGGTACGGCCTATTGGGGATATTGGAGGAAGCGGATTATTTAA
- a CDS encoding cupredoxin domain-containing protein codes for MRRSFILDIFSVNYYTRLILSLVVVMGYGSFSDRLYAQPSESSLPPVEEPFGQQVMISMESYAYTPSEMVVKAGKPLTLTLSNQSFLVPHNFLLDDPSGTRLVDLDISSGDTKAVTLTLTEPGIYPFYCDKQLLFFPTHREQGMEGRLIVR; via the coding sequence ATGAGGAGATCATTTATTCTAGACATTTTTTCTGTAAATTATTATACACGATTGATATTGAGTCTCGTCGTGGTGATGGGCTATGGGAGTTTTTCCGACCGTCTATACGCCCAACCGTCTGAGTCTTCCTTGCCTCCAGTGGAGGAACCTTTCGGACAACAGGTCATGATCAGTATGGAAAGTTATGCCTATACGCCATCGGAAATGGTGGTGAAAGCGGGTAAACCCCTGACCCTGACTCTGAGTAATCAGTCTTTTCTGGTTCCTCATAATTTTTTGCTGGATGACCCCAGCGGCACTCGTCTGGTGGACCTGGATATTTCCAGCGGCGATACGAAAGCTGTCACCCTTACGTTGACCGAGCCCGGCATCTATCCTTTTTATTGCGATAAACAGCTTCTGTTCTTTCCCACGCATCGTGAGCAAGGGATGGAAGGCCGTCTCATCGTTCGCTAG
- the htpX gene encoding protease HtpX, which yields MKKLKGIGLLLIANILIFITLSISFTVLSEMILPAFGIDLRGSIAQMDLLWAFVIGFGGAFISLAFSKQMARAFIDCTQITEPRNQAERIVFDTVQKISEKLSISMPEVWIYESPDPNAFATGPTRNNSMVAVSTGLLNNLNEGEVRAVLAHEMGHVYNGDMFTTTVLAGLMNTFVYFISRFIYRQVAERNEALGFGVYIVLQIVLSVLAMIPISWWSRRREFAADRFAANTVGKEHMISALEGIDRWVQRTQFEYSTQDALATMKISGKSHSFMQIFATHPPIEARVTALRQL from the coding sequence ATGAAAAAACTTAAAGGAATTGGTTTATTACTAATTGCCAATATCCTCATCTTTATCACCCTCTCAATCTCGTTCACCGTGTTGTCTGAGATGATTCTCCCGGCCTTCGGGATCGATCTCCGTGGATCAATCGCTCAAATGGATCTGTTATGGGCATTTGTCATCGGATTTGGTGGTGCATTTATCAGTTTGGCCTTTTCCAAACAAATGGCCAGGGCCTTTATAGACTGCACGCAAATCACAGAACCGCGAAACCAGGCGGAAAGAATCGTGTTTGACACAGTCCAAAAAATATCTGAAAAGTTAAGCATTTCCATGCCGGAAGTATGGATTTATGAATCGCCAGACCCCAATGCGTTTGCCACCGGACCCACAAGAAACAACTCGATGGTGGCCGTATCAACCGGCCTGCTCAACAACCTTAATGAAGGTGAAGTGCGAGCCGTCCTGGCTCATGAAATGGGCCATGTCTACAACGGCGATATGTTCACCACAACCGTGTTGGCAGGCCTGATGAATACTTTTGTCTACTTTATTAGCCGGTTTATTTACCGGCAGGTAGCGGAACGTAATGAAGCATTAGGATTTGGAGTCTATATCGTGTTGCAAATTGTTCTCTCCGTCCTGGCGATGATTCCCATTAGCTGGTGGTCCCGCCGTCGGGAATTTGCAGCCGACCGGTTCGCAGCCAACACCGTAGGCAAAGAACATATGATCTCTGCTCTGGAGGGCATTGATCGTTGGGTGCAACGCACCCAGTTTGAATATAGCACCCAAGATGCACTGGCTACGATGAAAATATCGGGGAAATCGCACAGTTTCATGCAGATATTTGCGACTCACCCGCCAATTGAAGCGAGGGTGACTGCGTTACGGCAACTCTGA
- a CDS encoding STAS domain-containing protein — protein sequence MQWGLRVLPDAIVIRILGLPDHSLGEMFEKAGARAIGLDYRKVLVDFSEVESMGPMGLILCGYGLYHLQQLRIPVALVQPPASLLPVLCRHGMKEFPVVRSHEYDVRTLN from the coding sequence ATGCAATGGGGACTTCGGGTTTTACCGGATGCCATAGTTATTCGAATATTGGGTTTGCCGGATCATTCTCTCGGGGAGATGTTTGAAAAGGCGGGAGCGCGAGCGATAGGTCTGGACTATCGAAAAGTACTCGTTGATTTTTCTGAGGTGGAATCCATGGGCCCGATGGGGCTGATTTTGTGTGGGTATGGGCTCTATCATCTTCAGCAATTACGTATTCCTGTCGCACTGGTTCAACCTCCCGCCTCGCTCCTTCCTGTTCTTTGCCGGCATGGAATGAAGGAGTTCCCAGTAGTCCGTTCCCATGAATACGATGTCAGAACGCTGAATTAA
- the tyrS gene encoding tyrosine--tRNA ligase, whose translation MTPSEINRQLDLILRGTVEVIQLDELKAKLAESLKEQRPLKIKAGFDPTAPDLHLGHTVLIQKLKHFQELGHQVIFLIGDFTGMIGDPTGVSETRVALTKEQVLANAKTYEQQIFKTLDPQKTRIEFNSHWMSGMRVEKMVELCSHYSVARMLERDDFSKRYREQKHISVHEFLYPLVQGYDSVVLEADVELGGTDQKFNLLVGRDLQRDYGQKPQVVLTMPLLEGTDGVRKMSKSFGNYIALEDRPADMFGKLMSISDVLMLRYYELLTVRNLDEVKHQHPMEAKMALAEQIVRQYHGRDAVEEAKADFQQRFQKRDFPDEPDARVKLTPTDFPHSQDYSMPVVDLLMRTGLVPSKSEARRLVSQGGVQVDGEKLADPNGMMTFEPGRSYPMKIGKRKFAIIEFRE comes from the coding sequence ATGACACCTTCAGAAATCAACCGGCAGCTGGACCTTATTCTTCGGGGAACCGTGGAGGTTATTCAGCTCGACGAATTAAAAGCCAAATTAGCGGAGTCCTTAAAAGAACAGCGTCCTCTCAAGATTAAAGCCGGGTTTGATCCTACGGCGCCGGACCTGCATTTGGGTCATACCGTGTTAATCCAAAAACTCAAGCACTTTCAGGAGTTGGGGCATCAAGTTATTTTTCTCATTGGGGATTTTACCGGCATGATTGGCGATCCGACCGGGGTATCGGAAACCCGGGTGGCGCTGACGAAAGAGCAGGTGCTGGCCAATGCCAAAACCTATGAACAACAGATTTTCAAAACCCTGGACCCACAGAAAACCCGTATCGAATTCAATAGTCATTGGATGAGTGGCATGCGGGTGGAAAAGATGGTGGAGTTGTGTTCACATTATAGCGTGGCGCGCATGTTGGAGCGGGACGATTTCTCAAAACGATATCGGGAGCAAAAGCATATCAGCGTGCATGAATTTCTTTATCCTTTGGTGCAGGGGTACGACTCCGTGGTGTTGGAGGCCGATGTGGAGTTGGGTGGAACCGATCAGAAATTTAACCTCCTTGTCGGGCGTGACTTGCAGCGGGATTACGGCCAAAAACCGCAGGTGGTGCTCACCATGCCGTTGTTAGAAGGCACGGATGGGGTCCGGAAAATGAGTAAGAGCTTTGGGAATTATATCGCCTTGGAAGATCGTCCGGCAGACATGTTCGGGAAGCTGATGTCTATTAGCGATGTCCTGATGCTGCGCTATTACGAACTGCTGACGGTCCGCAATTTGGATGAGGTCAAGCATCAACATCCGATGGAAGCCAAAATGGCTTTGGCCGAGCAGATTGTTCGACAATATCACGGAAGGGATGCCGTGGAAGAGGCCAAGGCTGATTTTCAACAGCGATTTCAAAAGCGGGATTTTCCCGATGAACCGGATGCTCGCGTGAAACTGACTCCCACGGATTTTCCCCACTCGCAAGATTATTCCATGCCGGTCGTTGACCTCCTGATGCGGACGGGCTTAGTGCCCAGTAAATCTGAGGCCAGACGGCTCGTTTCCCAGGGCGGGGTCCAGGTGGACGGAGAAAAGCTTGCGGACCCCAACGGGATGATGACCTTCGAGCCTGGCCGATCCTATCCGATGAAAATTGGCAAGCGAAAATTTGCGATCATTGAATTCAGGGAATAG
- a CDS encoding ComEA family DNA-binding protein, translating to MKDIEPPRSPASSLQASDRHSGKISWGSSLLLKMALLGMGVFFVYWVGWPQPSLSPVVPLEISDAQSLRTLPSGSAGGPDEVVSVARLVGRNVVQPLQEGVKGEGGQSREVAAFTVDLNDGTLAELEHLPGIGPILAGRIVAHRTSHGAFRRVEDLALVPGIGKKRLEQLRPLVGVRASTMAIGIGS from the coding sequence ATGAAAGACATTGAACCGCCAAGGTCTCCCGCCAGCTCGCTCCAAGCATCTGATAGGCATTCAGGCAAAATTTCCTGGGGAAGCTCGCTCCTGTTGAAAATGGCCTTGTTGGGAATGGGGGTGTTTTTCGTTTACTGGGTTGGTTGGCCGCAACCGTCCCTTTCTCCAGTTGTTCCGCTTGAAATCTCAGATGCTCAGTCATTACGCACCCTTCCTTCCGGGTCTGCGGGTGGTCCTGACGAGGTTGTGAGCGTGGCACGCCTTGTGGGAAGAAATGTGGTTCAGCCTCTTCAGGAGGGGGTAAAGGGAGAAGGTGGACAATCCAGGGAAGTCGCGGCGTTTACTGTCGACTTGAATGACGGCACCTTAGCTGAATTAGAGCATCTTCCTGGTATTGGACCAATCCTGGCAGGACGAATCGTGGCACATCGAACGTCTCATGGAGCATTTCGACGCGTTGAAGATTTGGCTCTGGTGCCGGGTATTGGAAAAAAACGGTTGGAGCAACTGCGCCCTCTTGTTGGTGTCCGGGCCTCAACCATGGCGATAGGGATCGGGAGTTAA
- the lpdA gene encoding dihydrolipoyl dehydrogenase gives MTTSPPHIVIIGSGPGGYVAAIRAAQLGAMVTILEEQVLGGVCLNWGCIPSKTLLGFIDLGERVRHAQPFGLNIEGPVSYDLARMVARKEEVVRGLVKGIGTLLKQWKITHVPGRGELVNDRQVRVTHLDGSSSTIDADAIILATGSSWPELPQFPIDGQRVLTSKEALDLTEIPRSMVIVGGGIEGCEFACLLSGLGTEVSMVEMMPSVLPLEDEDTISTMTRELKKRKIQLYLNTQITNWAAVDEGVRATLASGEELVTGHLLVSVGRRLNSGRLGLEQVGVQVGARGEILINEKMETSVPGIYAIGDVTGKFMLAHVASAQGKVAVSNAMGRPQAINYDVIPAGIFTLPEIGRVGLTEAQARERGLAVAVGRFKYAGLGKAQAVGEPFGHFKVISDEQTKKILGVHIIGAHAADLIHEAAMAMQGGLTVEDLANMIHAHPTFSEGLMEAAEDVEGMAIHQARKR, from the coding sequence ATGACCACCTCCCCCCCCCACATTGTCATTATCGGATCAGGTCCTGGTGGGTATGTGGCGGCTATTCGCGCCGCCCAATTAGGGGCCATGGTGACGATCCTTGAGGAACAGGTGCTTGGTGGGGTGTGCCTGAATTGGGGCTGTATTCCCAGTAAAACCCTGTTGGGCTTTATTGATCTTGGCGAGCGGGTTCGGCATGCCCAGCCGTTTGGCCTCAACATTGAGGGGCCTGTGAGCTATGACCTTGCCCGCATGGTTGCGCGTAAGGAGGAAGTGGTTCGTGGGCTCGTAAAGGGAATCGGCACCTTGTTGAAGCAGTGGAAAATTACCCACGTGCCGGGGCGAGGCGAACTGGTTAATGACCGGCAGGTGCGGGTTACCCATCTTGATGGGTCCTCTTCCACCATTGATGCCGACGCCATTATTCTTGCCACAGGTTCTTCCTGGCCTGAACTGCCTCAGTTTCCCATTGATGGCCAACGCGTGTTGACCAGTAAGGAGGCGCTGGATCTCACGGAGATTCCCAGGAGCATGGTGATTGTCGGCGGTGGGATAGAAGGATGTGAGTTTGCCTGCTTGTTGAGCGGGTTGGGAACGGAAGTGAGTATGGTCGAAATGATGCCGTCGGTGCTGCCACTTGAGGATGAAGATACGATTTCCACTATGACTCGTGAGTTGAAAAAACGCAAGATACAACTCTATCTCAATACGCAGATTACCAATTGGGCGGCTGTTGATGAGGGAGTGCGAGCAACGCTGGCTTCGGGAGAAGAACTGGTGACAGGCCACCTGCTGGTTTCGGTCGGGCGTCGTCTGAATTCCGGCCGGTTAGGGCTGGAACAGGTCGGCGTGCAGGTGGGAGCCAGGGGTGAGATTCTGATCAATGAAAAAATGGAAACCTCCGTCCCCGGTATTTACGCGATTGGAGATGTGACGGGAAAATTCATGTTGGCGCATGTGGCCTCGGCCCAAGGAAAAGTGGCCGTCTCAAACGCGATGGGCCGGCCGCAGGCCATTAACTATGATGTCATTCCGGCAGGAATTTTTACCTTGCCGGAAATCGGGCGTGTCGGACTGACTGAGGCCCAGGCCCGGGAACGTGGGTTGGCGGTCGCGGTCGGGCGATTTAAATATGCCGGTCTCGGAAAAGCACAGGCCGTTGGTGAACCGTTTGGACATTTCAAAGTGATTTCGGATGAACAGACCAAGAAAATTCTTGGCGTTCATATTATCGGTGCTCATGCGGCGGACCTTATTCATGAAGCCGCCATGGCCATGCAGGGTGGGTTGACGGTTGAGGATCTCGCCAACATGATCCATGCGCATCCGACGTTTTCGGAAGGGTTGATGGAGGCAGCCGAGGATGTGGAGGGCATGGCCATTCACCAGGCGCGAAAGCGCTGA
- the gcvH gene encoding glycine cleavage system protein GcvH: MEPQDLRFHKEHEWIRVEGKKATLGISNFAQDALGDVVFVDVPKVGTSLQAEDQLGEVESTKATSTIYTPVTGKILQVNTELQDHPELLNQDPYGKGWIAVLELADPGEVDGLMTPEQYTAFLASQES; the protein is encoded by the coding sequence ATGGAGCCACAGGATTTACGATTTCACAAGGAACACGAATGGATTCGCGTTGAAGGGAAAAAGGCGACCTTAGGGATTAGCAATTTTGCTCAGGATGCCCTGGGGGATGTAGTGTTTGTGGACGTTCCTAAAGTAGGAACCTCGCTGCAAGCTGAAGATCAATTGGGAGAAGTGGAGTCGACCAAAGCCACTTCGACGATTTACACGCCGGTCACCGGAAAAATTCTTCAAGTAAATACAGAACTTCAGGACCATCCCGAACTACTCAATCAGGATCCCTATGGCAAGGGGTGGATCGCGGTGCTGGAATTAGCCGATCCTGGTGAGGTGGATGGGTTGATGACGCCGGAGCAATACACGGCATTTTTAGCCTCACAGGAATCATGA
- a CDS encoding tetratricopeptide repeat protein, producing the protein MTTWLKMCSLLLCLGLLAGCGRTRPPQGPPVSGAIPPPAVESVPEDRDEGIESSPPDVPQDIQQIHAELFQRSKDDFERKAYPQAISGLTRLLALLPGEPIEVQSRWLLAQAYRQVGEWEAARDQYRILTVAGSANPYQAGAQVQFNELQRLLEQFTMPPLDTQAIRLTLEQLPASGGFDQGIKKMKADGITTLLIDLGCEGAGFHTDQQRTTSRSPRHLLDLQTLLRSYVERSHQLQLLVYVGVNLRCLGNWHDSPLPEWRDGRYNTTTHQVQDSRFFDIFHPEYQRFLDQFLTHLSEDSVDGLVFLDDYPMGVYDGVSPSGLTRFQTAFGVSFDPVRTFQSGFDPLKASKLASRSTRPSGASKEDSVFWRWAGWKARERLTVVEQLIGQLRKRHLTVQCGLELHPHGLTDPVRALVDYAQDAMEAIRRPFSFFFVRPEIDRHSSSDQVSAIEKLRRISTKAVLTRLLPVLDDPRRVWVSMPAERGKRIVPGTGGSSTSLLGEFPSGIGVVHDLRAFS; encoded by the coding sequence ATGACAACATGGTTGAAAATGTGTAGTTTGCTGTTGTGCCTGGGGCTCTTGGCCGGATGCGGGCGAACACGTCCTCCCCAGGGGCCACCGGTGAGTGGTGCCATTCCTCCCCCGGCCGTCGAGTCCGTGCCGGAGGATCGCGATGAAGGCATTGAGTCATCACCACCTGACGTTCCTCAGGATATTCAACAGATTCACGCAGAACTCTTTCAACGGTCCAAGGATGATTTTGAGAGAAAAGCCTATCCGCAGGCTATTAGCGGACTGACGCGCTTGCTGGCGCTTCTTCCTGGAGAGCCCATTGAAGTCCAAAGCCGATGGTTGCTGGCTCAAGCCTATCGTCAGGTTGGAGAATGGGAAGCCGCCAGGGATCAGTACCGCATACTCACCGTTGCGGGAAGCGCCAATCCTTATCAAGCCGGCGCTCAAGTGCAGTTCAATGAACTTCAACGATTACTTGAACAATTTACGATGCCGCCTCTCGATACTCAGGCCATCCGGTTAACTCTTGAACAATTGCCGGCCAGTGGAGGGTTTGACCAGGGAATAAAAAAGATGAAGGCTGATGGAATTACCACCCTGCTGATTGATTTGGGTTGTGAGGGAGCCGGATTCCACACCGATCAACAGCGGACGACGTCGCGGTCCCCTCGCCATCTGCTTGATCTCCAGACGTTGCTACGCTCATATGTGGAACGCAGTCATCAGTTGCAGCTGTTGGTGTATGTGGGAGTGAATCTCCGTTGTCTTGGCAATTGGCATGATTCCCCTCTGCCGGAATGGCGGGACGGCAGGTATAATACGACCACTCACCAGGTTCAGGATTCCAGGTTTTTTGATATTTTTCATCCGGAGTATCAACGTTTTCTCGATCAATTTCTCACGCATCTTTCCGAGGACAGCGTGGATGGTCTTGTATTTCTCGACGATTACCCCATGGGGGTGTATGACGGGGTGTCGCCGTCGGGATTGACCCGTTTTCAAACCGCCTTCGGTGTGAGTTTTGATCCCGTACGGACCTTTCAGTCGGGGTTTGATCCCCTCAAAGCATCGAAATTAGCGAGTCGATCAACCCGGCCTTCAGGCGCTTCTAAGGAAGATTCCGTGTTTTGGCGCTGGGCGGGATGGAAGGCTCGTGAGCGATTGACTGTTGTTGAGCAGTTGATTGGCCAGCTTCGCAAACGCCACTTAACGGTTCAATGTGGTCTGGAGCTCCATCCACATGGATTGACCGATCCGGTTCGGGCTCTGGTGGACTATGCCCAGGACGCAATGGAAGCCATCCGTCGCCCGTTTTCATTTTTCTTTGTGCGGCCGGAAATTGACCGGCACTCCTCGTCCGATCAAGTGTCGGCCATTGAGAAGCTCCGTCGCATTTCGACGAAGGCGGTATTAACCCGCTTGCTACCCGTGCTTGACGATCCGCGACGGGTATGGGTGAGTATGCCGGCGGAGAGAGGAAAGCGCATTGTGCCGGGAACCGGCGGGAGCAGTACCTCACTGCTCGGTGAGTTTCCTTCGGGAATTGGTGTCGTGCACGATCTTCGCGCATTTTCTTGA
- the ndk gene encoding nucleoside-diphosphate kinase, translating to MSERTLAIIKPDAVAKHAIGDIIRRYEEAELFPVAMKMMRLSKGVAEGFYAVHRERPFFNDLTTYMSSGPVVVVVLEGKDAVKTHRDLMGATDPKKADPGTIRAAHGASIEANAVHGSDSTENAQIEIRYFFAESNLG from the coding sequence ATGTCAGAGCGGACGTTAGCGATTATTAAGCCTGATGCGGTGGCCAAACATGCGATTGGTGATATTATCCGCCGCTATGAAGAGGCCGAGTTGTTTCCGGTTGCGATGAAAATGATGCGGTTATCCAAAGGGGTGGCGGAAGGGTTTTATGCTGTGCATCGAGAACGCCCCTTCTTTAATGACTTAACGACCTATATGAGTTCGGGGCCGGTGGTGGTTGTGGTGTTGGAAGGAAAGGACGCAGTCAAAACACACCGCGATTTGATGGGAGCGACCGATCCGAAAAAAGCCGATCCGGGTACCATTCGGGCTGCGCATGGGGCTTCTATTGAGGCCAATGCGGTGCATGGGTCCGATTCCACTGAGAATGCTCAAATTGAGATCCGGTACTTTTTCGCAGAATCCAATTTGGGCTAG